CCGGGTCCAACGCCGCCAAACGCTCCATTGCCGCATGCAATACAGTGGCCTCGGCATATGCGTCGCTTTTTTTGCGTCCGCCCATAGGTGGATTGACCGCAAGGATCAGCTTGGCAAAGCGTTCGATGAACGGGATATAGGTGTTCATACGCAGCTCTTCGAAACGAGGGTCGCCACGGTCGGCTTCCAGGTTTCGATAACGCAACACCTCGCGATGACGGCTCCAGACCATGTTCAATGATTCGATAATACCCAGCGCTTCTTCCTCGTAACGCGCAGGGTTCCAAGGCTTTTCAAGCAAGCGTGCTACTTCAGCCATCTCCTCGCCTGCATCAAGACTCAGCGCATACAGCACATCCTGCACATCATCGAAATACATATAAAAGCTTGCCGATGACGTACTCGCCGCCTTGGCAATGGCCACTGCGGTGATATCCGGCAGCGGGTGCGTATAGAGCAATCGGCG
The Pseudomonas sp. MYb327 DNA segment above includes these coding regions:
- a CDS encoding TetR/AcrR family transcriptional regulator, whose protein sequence is MANDVTMNKQGQTLGRKGLETRQRLMSATRRLLYTHPLPDITAVAIAKAASTSSASFYMYFDDVQDVLYALSLDAGEEMAEVARLLEKPWNPARYEEEALGIIESLNMVWSRHREVLRYRNLEADRGDPRFEELRMNTYIPFIERFAKLILAVNPPMGGRKKSDAYAEATVLHAAMERLAALDPVVMERGLGAKRVNAAIARIVVQTLIGQPTDSASMRAAALSKPKNGASKATAEDAAASEETEPQP